In one window of Pseudomonas benzenivorans DNA:
- a CDS encoding SDR family NAD(P)-dependent oxidoreductase, producing MNSESRRIWLTGASSGIGAALAELLLKAGHRLALSARRPGPLRALADRYPQQVLLVPGDLGDAEQVRDIGERIASRWGALDTLLLNAGTCEYVDARTFEAAMIERVMRVNLFAAGYCIETALPLLRRGWQPHLVGVGSSVTYLALPRAEAYGASKAGLRYLLEALRIDLADEGIDVTLVSPGFVDTPLTRQNDFPMPMRWPVQRAAAHIASRLDQRPLEIAFPRPFIAALRLLAHLPGRLQLAIGRRMARRATTPTERP from the coding sequence ATGAACAGCGAATCGCGACGCATCTGGCTCACCGGCGCCAGCAGCGGCATCGGCGCCGCCCTGGCCGAACTGCTGCTCAAGGCTGGCCACCGCCTGGCCCTCAGCGCGCGCCGCCCAGGTCCACTGCGGGCCCTGGCCGACCGTTATCCACAACAGGTGCTGCTGGTCCCCGGCGATCTCGGCGACGCCGAGCAGGTGCGCGACATCGGCGAGCGCATCGCTTCGCGCTGGGGTGCCCTGGATACCCTGCTGCTCAATGCCGGCACCTGCGAGTACGTCGATGCCCGGACCTTCGAGGCGGCGATGATCGAGCGGGTGATGCGGGTCAATCTGTTCGCCGCCGGCTACTGCATCGAGACCGCCCTGCCGCTGCTGCGCCGCGGCTGGCAGCCGCACCTGGTCGGCGTCGGCAGCTCGGTGACCTACCTGGCCCTGCCCCGCGCCGAAGCCTACGGCGCCTCCAAGGCCGGCCTGCGCTACCTGCTGGAGGCGCTGCGCATCGACCTGGCCGACGAAGGCATCGACGTCACGTTGGTCAGCCCCGGCTTCGTCGACACCCCCCTGACCCGGCAGAACGACTTCCCCATGCCGATGCGCTGGCCGGTGCAGCGGGCCGCCGCCCATATCGCCAGCCGCCTGGACCAGCGACCACTGGAGATCGCCTTCCCGCGGCCGTTCATCGCCGCCCTGCGGCTGCTCGCCCACCTGCCGGGGCGCCTGCAACTGGCCATCGGCCGACGCATGGCGCGCCGCGCCACAACGCCTACGGAGCGCCCATGA
- a CDS encoding cyclopropane-fatty-acyl-phospholipid synthase family protein, with protein sequence MKSSSPTTGKYSLVAGQGLGAGLLRRAVLHQLSQLRHGHLLIIEGGQRLAFGDPQASLSAQIEVLDGAVWGLVAGNGSIGAGEAYIHGYWSSPDLTAVVRVFVSNLEVLDALEGGLARLGRPLIQGLHWLNRNTRRGSRKNIAAHYDLGNALFEQFLDSTMMYSAAQFEGPDDSLEQAQLNKLERICRKLALRPTDHLLEIGSGWGSMAIYAASHYGCKVTTTTLSREQHDYCARRIAEQGLGERITLLLEDYRDLAGQYDKLVSIEMIEAVGHRFLPTYFQQCAKLLKDDGLMLLQAITIRDQRYEQARRSVDFIQRYIFPGGALPSLQKMLEIVGNRTDLNLQHMEDFGLHYARTLRLWHANLRQARHRLERLGYDEHFYRLWEFYLCYCEGGFIERTIGTAQLLLAKPAARPQPLLGRLDV encoded by the coding sequence ATGAAAAGCTCTAGCCCAACCACCGGCAAATACTCCCTGGTCGCCGGCCAGGGCCTCGGCGCCGGCCTGCTGCGCCGCGCCGTGCTGCACCAGCTGAGCCAGCTGCGCCATGGCCACCTGCTGATCATCGAGGGCGGGCAGCGCCTGGCGTTCGGCGACCCGCAGGCCAGTCTCAGCGCGCAGATCGAGGTGCTCGACGGCGCCGTCTGGGGCCTGGTTGCCGGCAACGGCTCGATTGGCGCGGGCGAGGCCTACATCCATGGCTACTGGAGCAGCCCGGACCTGACCGCGGTAGTGCGCGTGTTCGTCAGCAACCTCGAGGTGCTCGATGCCCTGGAGGGCGGCCTGGCCCGCCTCGGCCGGCCGCTGATCCAGGGCCTGCACTGGCTCAACCGCAACACCCGGCGCGGCTCGCGCAAGAACATCGCCGCCCACTACGATCTGGGCAACGCGCTGTTCGAGCAGTTCCTCGACTCGACCATGATGTATTCGGCGGCGCAGTTCGAGGGCCCCGACGACAGCCTGGAACAGGCCCAGCTGAACAAGCTCGAACGCATCTGCCGCAAGCTGGCGCTGCGCCCCACCGACCACCTGCTGGAGATCGGCAGCGGCTGGGGCAGCATGGCCATCTATGCCGCCAGCCACTATGGCTGCAAGGTGACCACCACCACCCTGTCCCGCGAGCAGCACGACTACTGCGCCCGACGCATCGCCGAACAGGGCCTGGGCGAGCGCATCACCCTGCTGCTGGAGGACTACCGCGACCTCGCCGGCCAGTACGACAAGCTGGTGTCGATCGAGATGATCGAGGCGGTCGGCCACCGCTTCCTGCCCACCTACTTCCAGCAGTGCGCGAAACTGCTCAAGGACGATGGCCTGATGCTGCTGCAGGCCATCACCATCCGCGACCAGCGCTACGAGCAGGCCAGGCGCAGCGTCGACTTCATCCAGCGCTACATCTTCCCTGGCGGCGCCCTGCCCTCGCTGCAGAAGATGCTGGAGATAGTCGGCAACCGCACCGACCTGAACCTGCAGCACATGGAGGATTTCGGCCTGCATTACGCGCGCACCCTGCGCCTGTGGCACGCCAACCTGCGCCAAGCGCGGCACAGACTGGAACGGCTCGGCTACGACGAGCACTTCTATCGGTTGTGGGAGTTCTACCTGTGCTATTGCGAGGGCGGCTTCATCGAGCGCACCATCGGCACCGCCCAACTGCTGCTGGCCAAGCCGGCGGCGCGACCGCAACCCCTACTGGGACGCCTGGATGTCTAA
- a CDS encoding TIGR01777 family oxidoreductase: MHILLTGGTGLMGRALCRYWLTQGHRLTVWSRSPQRVSSLCGAEVRGIGRLEELGEEPLDAVINLAGAPIADRPWTRKRKTLLWASRIGLTEQLLAWLGRREQKPRVLVSGSAVGWYGDGGERELHEDTPQVTDDFAAQLCGAWEETAQRAEALGLRVVLVRTGLVLARDGGMLKRLLLPFKLGLGGPLGDGRQWMPWIHLADQIALIDFLMLQQQASGPYNACAPQPVRNAEFASALGRALHRPAILPAPAFVLRVTLGELSGLLLGGQRALPVRLGEAGFRFRFTDLDAALEDILADHH, encoded by the coding sequence ATGCACATATTGCTGACAGGCGGTACTGGCCTGATGGGTCGCGCCCTGTGCCGTTACTGGCTGACCCAGGGCCATCGGCTGACGGTGTGGAGCCGCAGCCCGCAGCGGGTGTCGAGCCTGTGTGGCGCCGAGGTGCGCGGCATCGGCCGCCTCGAGGAGCTGGGCGAGGAGCCGCTGGATGCGGTGATCAACCTGGCGGGCGCGCCGATCGCCGATCGGCCCTGGACGCGCAAGCGCAAGACCCTGTTGTGGGCCAGCCGGATCGGTCTCACCGAGCAGTTGCTGGCCTGGCTGGGGCGGCGCGAGCAGAAGCCCCGGGTGCTGGTGTCCGGCTCCGCGGTGGGCTGGTACGGCGACGGCGGCGAGCGCGAGCTGCATGAGGATACGCCGCAGGTTACCGATGATTTCGCCGCCCAGCTGTGCGGTGCCTGGGAGGAAACCGCGCAGCGCGCCGAGGCCCTGGGGCTCCGCGTGGTGCTGGTGCGTACCGGCCTGGTGCTGGCGCGGGACGGTGGCATGCTCAAGCGCCTGTTGCTGCCGTTCAAGCTGGGCCTCGGCGGCCCCCTGGGCGACGGCCGACAGTGGATGCCCTGGATCCACCTGGCCGACCAAATCGCCCTGATCGATTTTCTTATGCTCCAGCAACAGGCCAGTGGTCCCTATAATGCCTGCGCCCCGCAGCCGGTGCGCAACGCCGAGTTCGCCAGCGCCCTGGGCCGCGCCCTGCACCGTCCGGCCATCCTGCCGGCGCCGGCCTTCGTCTTGCGCGTCACCCTGGGCGAGCTGTCCGGCCTGCTGCTGGGTGGCCAGCGGGCGCTGCCGGTGCGCCTGGGCGAGGCGGGCTTCCGATTTCGCTTTACCGATCTGGATGCGGCCCTCGAGGACATTCTGGCCGACCACCATTGA
- a CDS encoding YbgA family protein, with product MPTIQAPQHKPKLGISACLLGAEVRFNGGHKESRLCSQVLGEHFDFVPLCPEVAIGLGTPREPIRLVGNPQAPRAVGSVNAELDVTERLAAYGARIAEQLDGISGYILMQKSPSCGMQRVKVYQDGGRPSEPTGRGIFAAALMARHPDLPVEEDGRLNDPVLRENFLTRVFAYAEWQRLLREGLTRRALIAFHSRYKYLLMATAPLQYRALGRLLGDLARHDLAELAPRYFRELMTALKQCATRGTHSNVLQHLSGYLKRGLSPDERQELHALIGQYRGGIVPLVVPLTLLKHHLRRHPDAYLAQQAYLQPHPENLGLRNAL from the coding sequence ATGCCCACCATCCAAGCCCCCCAGCACAAACCCAAGCTCGGCATCAGCGCCTGCCTGCTGGGCGCCGAAGTGCGCTTCAACGGCGGGCACAAGGAATCGCGTCTGTGCAGCCAGGTGCTCGGCGAGCACTTCGACTTCGTCCCCCTGTGCCCTGAGGTCGCCATCGGCCTCGGCACACCGCGCGAACCCATCCGCCTGGTCGGCAATCCCCAGGCCCCGCGGGCAGTGGGTTCGGTCAACGCCGAACTGGACGTCACCGAACGCCTGGCCGCCTACGGCGCGCGCATCGCCGAGCAGCTGGACGGCATCAGCGGCTACATCCTGATGCAGAAATCGCCCTCGTGCGGCATGCAGCGGGTCAAGGTCTATCAGGACGGCGGCCGCCCCAGCGAACCCACCGGTCGCGGCATCTTCGCCGCGGCGCTGATGGCCCGACACCCCGACCTGCCGGTGGAGGAGGATGGCCGGCTCAACGACCCAGTGCTGCGCGAGAACTTCCTCACCCGGGTGTTCGCCTATGCCGAGTGGCAGCGCCTGCTGCGCGAGGGCCTGACGCGCCGGGCGCTGATTGCCTTCCACTCGCGCTACAAGTACCTGCTGATGGCCACCGCGCCGCTGCAGTACCGGGCCCTAGGCCGCCTGCTCGGCGACCTCGCCCGGCATGACCTGGCGGAGCTGGCGCCGCGCTATTTCCGCGAGCTGATGACCGCCTTGAAGCAATGCGCCACCCGCGGCACCCACAGCAACGTGCTGCAACACCTGAGCGGCTACCTCAAGCGCGGCCTGAGCCCGGACGAGCGCCAGGAGCTGCACGCGCTGATCGGTCAATACCGCGGCGGCATCGTGCCGCTGGTGGTGCCCCTGACCCTGCTCAAGCACCACCTGCGTCGTCATCCGGATGCCTACCTGGCGCAGCAGGCCTACCTGCAGCCCCATCCGGAAAACCTCGGCCTGCGCAACGCGCTATGA
- the phrB gene encoding deoxyribodipyrimidine photo-lyase: protein MRQLIWLRSDLRVRDNSALAAAMAAGPTVALYLLSPGQWRQHDDATCKVDFWLRNLTELSSALGRLNVPLLIRQAPTWDEAPQVIAKLCRELRVAAVRVNEEYGINEQRRDQAVARRLDEQGVAFHGYLDQLLFQPGSLLTQSGGYFKVYSQFRKLCYQRLHTALPPLLPTPAAQAPLALASDTVPAAAAGFSPADETLRQLWPAGEASAHERLARFADEQIDYYQDARDIPAQPGTSQLSAYLAAGVLSPRQCLHAALQVNRGEFDGGNNGVVTWINELLWREFYKHILVGYPRVSRHRAFRPETEALPWRDAPDELAAWQQGRTGFPLIDAAMRQLHATGWMHNRLRMVVAMFLTKNLLIDWRVGERYFMRQLIDGDLAANNGGWQWSASTGTDAVPYFRLFNPVSQSQRFDPQGRFIRHWLPELAGLDDKAIHEPSRVRGGLFDALDYPRPIVDLGHSRERALAAFKNLPPLHQEAS from the coding sequence ATGCGGCAACTGATCTGGCTGCGCAGCGACCTGCGCGTACGCGACAACAGCGCCCTGGCCGCCGCCATGGCGGCCGGGCCGACCGTGGCGCTCTACCTGCTCAGCCCCGGCCAGTGGCGCCAGCACGACGACGCAACCTGCAAGGTCGACTTCTGGCTGCGCAACCTGACCGAGCTGTCCAGCGCCCTGGGCAGGCTCAACGTGCCCCTGCTGATCCGCCAGGCGCCTACCTGGGACGAGGCCCCGCAGGTGATTGCCAAGCTGTGCCGCGAGTTGCGGGTCGCCGCCGTGCGGGTCAACGAGGAGTACGGGATCAACGAGCAGCGCCGCGACCAGGCCGTGGCCCGGCGCCTCGACGAACAGGGCGTGGCCTTCCACGGTTACCTCGATCAGCTGTTGTTCCAGCCGGGCAGCCTGCTGACCCAGTCCGGTGGCTACTTCAAGGTCTACAGCCAGTTCCGCAAGCTCTGCTACCAGCGCCTGCACACCGCCCTGCCGCCCCTGCTTCCGACCCCGGCGGCGCAGGCGCCCCTGGCGCTCGCGAGCGATACCGTGCCCGCCGCTGCCGCGGGTTTCAGCCCGGCGGACGAGACGCTGCGCCAGCTCTGGCCGGCCGGCGAGGCCAGCGCCCATGAGCGCCTGGCACGCTTCGCCGACGAGCAGATCGACTACTACCAGGACGCCCGCGACATCCCCGCCCAGCCCGGCACCAGCCAGCTGTCGGCCTACCTCGCCGCCGGCGTGCTGTCGCCGCGCCAGTGCCTGCACGCCGCCCTGCAGGTCAATCGGGGCGAGTTCGATGGCGGCAACAACGGCGTCGTCACCTGGATCAACGAGCTGCTCTGGCGCGAGTTCTACAAGCACATCCTGGTCGGCTACCCGCGCGTCTCGCGGCACCGCGCCTTCCGCCCGGAGACCGAGGCGCTGCCCTGGCGCGACGCCCCGGACGAGCTGGCCGCCTGGCAACAGGGCCGCACCGGCTTCCCGCTGATCGACGCGGCGATGCGCCAGCTGCACGCCACCGGCTGGATGCACAACCGCCTGCGCATGGTCGTGGCCATGTTCCTGACCAAGAACCTACTGATCGACTGGCGCGTCGGCGAGCGCTACTTCATGCGCCAGCTGATCGACGGCGACCTGGCGGCCAACAACGGCGGCTGGCAATGGAGCGCCTCCACCGGCACCGACGCGGTGCCCTACTTCCGTCTGTTCAACCCGGTCAGCCAGTCGCAGCGCTTCGACCCCCAGGGCCGCTTCATCCGCCACTGGCTGCCGGAGCTGGCCGGGCTCGACGACAAGGCCATCCATGAGCCGAGCAGGGTGCGTGGCGGGCTGTTCGACGCGCTCGACTATCCACGGCCGATCGTCGACCTGGGCCACAGTCGCGAACGGGCCCTGGCGGCCTTCAAGAACCTGCCGCCGCTGCACCAGGAGGCCAGCTGA
- a CDS encoding nuclear transport factor 2 family protein has protein sequence MSDFLRRFAKDFAALNKDNLERLGRLYSDDALFCDPLHEVRGLDNLRRYFARLYANVSDLRFDFHGFDQVREGEGYLRWTLSYRHPRLAGGQLIRVEGCSHLLWNGKVHRHRDYFDAGALLYEHAPLIGRLIRWLQRRLA, from the coding sequence ATGAGCGACTTCCTGCGCCGCTTCGCCAAGGACTTCGCCGCCCTGAACAAGGACAACCTCGAGCGCCTGGGCCGGCTGTACAGCGACGACGCGCTGTTCTGCGACCCGCTGCACGAGGTGCGCGGGCTGGACAACCTGCGCCGCTACTTCGCCCGGCTGTACGCCAACGTCAGCGACCTGCGCTTCGACTTCCATGGCTTCGACCAGGTCCGCGAGGGCGAGGGCTACCTGCGCTGGACCCTGAGCTATCGCCATCCACGCCTGGCCGGTGGCCAGCTGATCCGGGTGGAGGGCTGCTCCCATCTGTTGTGGAACGGCAAGGTCCATCGCCACCGCGACTATTTCGACGCCGGCGCCCTGCTCTACGAGCACGCGCCCCTGATCGGCCGGCTGATCCGCTGGCTGCAGCGGAGGTTGGCATGA
- a CDS encoding DUF1365 domain-containing protein produces MHSALYSGWVQHRRFAPRSHSFRYRMGLLYLDLAEQQQVLALSPLAGGGRWAPFAFRESDYLPELTRHGIRLIDAVRQRVAEALGEAPQGAIRLLTQPRSWGLAFNPASFFYCFEADGRLAAVLCEVSNTPWRERYHYVLPVQGAGRQHVAVAKAFHVSPFLPRDLQYRMSFAAPGQRLGLHMADWQGENKLFDASLSLHREPLDRASLHRYLLRFPWMTGKTLAAIYWQALRLLLKRTPLFSHQVADDGFRTARAHAKDLSHEKL; encoded by the coding sequence ATGCACAGCGCCCTGTACAGCGGCTGGGTGCAGCACCGGCGCTTCGCCCCCAGGAGCCATAGCTTCCGCTACCGCATGGGCCTGCTGTACCTGGACCTGGCCGAGCAGCAGCAGGTGCTGGCGCTGTCTCCCCTGGCCGGCGGCGGGCGCTGGGCGCCCTTCGCCTTCCGCGAAAGCGACTACCTGCCCGAGCTCACCCGGCACGGCATACGCCTGATCGACGCGGTGCGCCAGCGGGTCGCCGAGGCTCTGGGTGAGGCGCCCCAGGGTGCGATCCGCCTGCTGACCCAGCCGCGCAGCTGGGGCCTGGCGTTCAATCCGGCGAGCTTCTTCTACTGCTTCGAGGCGGACGGGCGCCTGGCGGCGGTCCTCTGCGAGGTCAGCAACACGCCCTGGCGCGAGCGTTACCACTACGTGCTGCCGGTACAAGGCGCGGGCCGTCAGCACGTCGCCGTGGCCAAAGCCTTCCACGTCTCGCCCTTCCTGCCCCGCGACCTGCAATACCGCATGAGCTTCGCCGCGCCCGGCCAGCGCCTGGGCCTGCACATGGCCGACTGGCAGGGCGAGAACAAGCTGTTCGACGCCAGCCTCAGCCTGCACCGCGAGCCCCTCGACCGCGCCAGCCTGCATCGCTACCTGCTGCGCTTCCCCTGGATGACCGGCAAGACCCTCGCCGCCATCTACTGGCAGGCCCTGCGCCTGCTGCTCAAACGCACGCCCCTGTTCAGCCACCAGGTCGCCGACGACGGCTTCCGCACGGCCCGGGCACACGCGAAGGACCTCTCCCATGAAAAGCTCTAG
- a CDS encoding MerR family transcriptional regulator, whose amino-acid sequence MNGAGTERDTLGEGLLPIREVARLTGVNAVTLRAWERRYGLILPQRTAKGHRLYSAAHIARVQAILGWLERGVSVSQVKGLLQAQRSAPEENLSQWDQKRAQLLTAIGDLAERRLDDCFNGEMALYPPQTLCLQLLLPLLETLESRWHGQAGAELERVFFLSWLRSKLGARLYHNNRLHGGAPVLLINLSDRPMEPGLWLSAWLASGAGHAVEVFDWPVPAAELGLAVERIRPCALLLYASQALDGQQLPRLLGAGRCPTVLAGPVVRIHRQALAELTAARTDLRLAQDPLEALQALHQLNLQAPSQVTPCGN is encoded by the coding sequence ATGAACGGCGCAGGCACCGAGCGGGATACCCTGGGCGAGGGCCTGCTGCCGATCCGCGAGGTGGCGCGGCTGACCGGCGTCAACGCCGTCACCCTGCGCGCCTGGGAGCGCCGCTATGGCCTGATCCTGCCGCAGCGCACGGCCAAGGGCCATCGCCTCTACTCCGCGGCGCACATCGCGCGGGTCCAGGCGATCCTCGGTTGGCTCGAGCGCGGCGTCTCGGTCAGCCAGGTCAAGGGCCTGCTGCAAGCGCAACGCAGCGCGCCGGAGGAAAACCTGTCGCAGTGGGATCAGAAGCGCGCTCAGCTGCTGACGGCTATCGGCGACCTGGCCGAGCGCCGGCTGGACGACTGCTTCAACGGCGAGATGGCCCTGTATCCGCCGCAGACCCTGTGCCTGCAACTGCTGCTGCCGCTGCTGGAGACCCTGGAGTCGCGTTGGCACGGCCAGGCCGGCGCGGAACTGGAGCGGGTGTTCTTCCTCTCCTGGCTGCGCAGCAAGCTGGGCGCCCGGCTGTACCACAACAACCGGTTGCACGGCGGCGCGCCGGTGCTGCTGATCAACCTGAGCGACCGTCCGATGGAGCCCGGCCTGTGGCTCAGCGCCTGGCTGGCCAGCGGCGCCGGGCATGCGGTGGAAGTGTTCGACTGGCCGGTGCCGGCCGCCGAACTGGGCCTGGCCGTCGAGCGCATCCGCCCCTGCGCCCTGCTGCTGTACGCCAGCCAGGCCCTCGACGGCCAGCAGTTGCCGCGCCTGCTCGGCGCCGGCCGCTGCCCCACGGTGCTGGCCGGGCCGGTGGTACGCATTCATCGCCAGGCCCTGGCCGAACTGACCGCCGCGCGCACCGACCTGCGCCTGGCGCAAGACCCACTGGAGGCGCTGCAAGCGCTGCACCAGCTCAACCTACAGGCCCCTTCACAGGTGACCCCATGCGGCAACTGA
- a CDS encoding NAD(P)/FAD-dependent oxidoreductase: MTAIAPIAIIGTGIAGLSAAQTLHAAGYELQLFDKSRGSGGRMSSKRSDAGALDLGAQYFTARDRRFVEAVQHWQARGWVAEWQPSLYHYRDGQLSASPDEQLRWVGIPRMSAITRALLGALPVHFSCRITEVFRGEQHWHLQDADGGSHGPFSHVVIATPAPQASALLASAPKLAAAAAGVPMEPTWAAALAFDSPLQTKVEGCFVHDSPLDWLARNRSKPGRETTLDTWVLHASSSWSKQHLDLPKEEVVEQLLGAFAEMIGCTLPAPTFSLAHRWLYARPGAAHQWGALADADLGLYACGDWCLSGRVEGAWLSGQEAAHKLIGHLQ; encoded by the coding sequence ATGACAGCAATCGCCCCCATCGCCATCATCGGCACCGGAATTGCCGGATTGTCGGCCGCCCAGACCCTGCACGCCGCAGGCTACGAGCTGCAGCTGTTCGACAAGAGCCGCGGCAGCGGCGGGCGCATGTCCAGCAAGCGCAGCGACGCCGGCGCCCTCGACCTGGGCGCGCAGTACTTCACCGCCCGCGACCGCCGCTTCGTCGAGGCGGTGCAGCACTGGCAAGCCCGCGGCTGGGTCGCCGAATGGCAGCCGAGCCTCTACCACTACCGCGACGGCCAGTTGAGCGCCTCACCAGACGAGCAGCTGCGCTGGGTCGGCATCCCGCGCATGAGCGCCATCACCCGCGCCCTGCTCGGGGCACTGCCGGTGCACTTCTCCTGCCGCATCACCGAGGTGTTTCGCGGCGAGCAGCACTGGCACCTGCAGGACGCCGACGGCGGCAGCCACGGCCCCTTCAGCCATGTCGTGATCGCCACCCCGGCGCCCCAGGCCAGCGCCCTGCTGGCCAGCGCGCCGAAGCTCGCCGCCGCCGCCGCCGGCGTGCCGATGGAGCCGACCTGGGCCGCCGCCCTGGCCTTCGACAGCCCCCTGCAGACCAAGGTGGAGGGCTGTTTCGTGCACGACAGCCCGCTCGACTGGCTGGCCCGCAACCGCAGCAAGCCCGGTCGCGAAACCACCCTGGACACCTGGGTGCTGCATGCCAGCAGCAGCTGGAGCAAGCAGCACCTCGACCTGCCCAAGGAGGAGGTGGTCGAACAGCTGCTTGGCGCCTTCGCCGAGATGATCGGCTGCACCCTGCCCGCTCCGACCTTCAGCCTCGCCCACCGCTGGCTCTATGCCCGCCCGGGCGCCGCCCACCAATGGGGCGCCCTGGCCGATGCCGACCTGGGCCTCTACGCCTGCGGCGACTGGTGCCTGTCCGGCCGGGTCGAAGGCGCCTGGCTGAGCGGCCAGGAAGCGGCGCACAAGCTGATCGGCCATCTGCAATGA
- a CDS encoding TIGR02450 family Trp-rich protein translates to MNPRTPLPSKWTARQPHNREKPFPVIELVRDEQDEVVAVELPPTQSAPAPNTYT, encoded by the coding sequence ATCAACCCGCGCACACCGCTGCCATCCAAGTGGACGGCGCGACAGCCGCACAATCGCGAGAAGCCCTTCCCGGTCATCGAGCTCGTGCGCGACGAACAGGATGAGGTCGTAGCCGTCGAGCTGCCGCCTACACAGTCAGCGCCAGCCCCTAATACCTATACGTAA
- a CDS encoding NAD(P)/FAD-dependent oxidoreductase produces MKIAIIGSGIAGLTSAYLLNRRHAISLFEAGDWVGGHTHTVDVRVDGRDYAIDTGFIVFNDWTYPNFIRLLDRLGVASRATEMSFSVRDPHSAVEYNGNNLNSLFAQRRNLLSPPFWGMLRDILRFNREALADLGDGRLAAHTTLGDYLSQGGYGRRFIEHYIVPMGAAIWSMSLAEMLHFPLQFFVRFFKNHGLLSVSDRPQWRVIEGGSRSYVAPLSAPFAERIRLNCPVQRIERDEAGVTLHSAAGTERFDKVVLACHSDQALALLAQPSQAEREILGALPYADNDVVLHTDTRLLPRRRLAWASWNYRLGGPSEQAAAVTYNMNILQGIQSDTTFCVSLNQTAAIDPDKILGRYRYAHPQYSLAGMAAQARWQELLGAQHSYYCGAYWANGFHEDGVVSALRVARAFGEAL; encoded by the coding sequence ATGAAGATCGCCATCATCGGCAGCGGCATCGCCGGTCTGACCAGCGCCTACCTGCTCAACCGGCGTCACGCCATCAGCCTGTTCGAGGCCGGCGACTGGGTCGGCGGCCATACCCATACCGTCGATGTGCGGGTGGACGGTCGCGACTACGCCATCGATACCGGCTTCATCGTGTTCAACGACTGGACCTATCCCAACTTCATCCGCCTGCTCGACCGGCTCGGCGTCGCCTCCAGAGCCACCGAGATGAGCTTCTCGGTGCGCGATCCGCACAGCGCCGTGGAATACAACGGCAACAACCTCAACAGCCTGTTCGCCCAGCGCCGCAACCTGCTGTCGCCGCCGTTCTGGGGCATGCTGCGCGACATCCTGCGCTTCAACCGCGAAGCCCTCGCCGACCTCGGCGACGGACGCCTGGCCGCCCATACCACCCTGGGCGACTACCTGAGCCAGGGCGGCTACGGCCGGCGTTTCATCGAGCACTACATCGTGCCGATGGGCGCGGCGATCTGGTCCATGTCCCTGGCCGAGATGCTCCACTTCCCCCTGCAGTTCTTCGTGCGCTTCTTCAAGAACCACGGCCTGCTGTCGGTCAGCGACCGCCCGCAATGGCGGGTGATCGAAGGCGGTTCGCGCAGCTACGTGGCGCCGCTGAGCGCCCCCTTCGCCGAGCGCATCCGCCTGAACTGTCCGGTGCAGCGCATCGAGCGCGACGAGGCGGGCGTGACCCTGCACAGCGCCGCCGGCACGGAACGCTTCGACAAGGTGGTGCTGGCCTGCCACAGCGACCAGGCCCTGGCCCTGCTGGCCCAGCCGAGCCAGGCCGAGCGGGAGATCCTCGGCGCCCTGCCCTATGCCGACAACGATGTGGTGCTGCACACCGACACCCGCCTGCTGCCCCGGCGCCGCCTGGCCTGGGCCAGCTGGAACTATCGCCTGGGCGGGCCGAGCGAGCAGGCGGCGGCGGTGACCTACAACATGAACATCCTGCAGGGCATCCAGAGCGACACCACCTTCTGCGTCAGCCTCAACCAGACCGCGGCGATCGATCCGGACAAGATCCTCGGCCGCTACCGCTACGCCCATCCGCAGTACAGCCTGGCCGGCATGGCCGCCCAGGCGCGCTGGCAGGAGCTGCTCGGCGCCCAGCACAGCTACTACTGCGGTGCCTACTGGGCCAACGGCTTCCACGAGGACGGGGTGGTCAGCGCCCTGCGCGTGGCCCGCGCCTTCGGCGAGGCGCTCTGA